The following is a genomic window from Rutidosis leptorrhynchoides isolate AG116_Rl617_1_P2 chromosome 8, CSIRO_AGI_Rlap_v1, whole genome shotgun sequence.
CGGTTAAcaccttcttcatcttcatctctgcatacATAAACAAGTGTTAGTCACAGACATATATGGCTGCGTAAAATAAATATACACGTTtctattcctacccttgccattcggtgTGACTATGGCTAGTCGCAGATCCTCCCATGGCCAATGGGCATATATCTTCCCCAGACGCAGCATGACGTTTCCGTAGGCGAGGTGTACAAGCTGTGCGTTTGCGCACTCCACGAGCAGCTTGGATTCTTCATCGTCCAACTTTGGGGTTTTGTTTACATCTTTTGTTACCCCATCGTACCAAACTAGGGTTTGCGGGAAACTCGTGCCAACGACGGTTTGGTCAATATAAAAGAAGGTTTCTTTCCATTGGCCGGCATTTGATTTGAGGGTTTTTGTGAAGTTTTGGCGTGCGAAAAACGTGAATCAAGATTTATGGTGCGTGGCAAGACGGTATAAATGGCAAAGCACGTGACCATGGGTACCTTGTTTAGCGCAGCACACCACATTTCAAACAGGACTATCTTTCCTATCGCGTATGGATGTAACTGCCCCAATCCTACATGGTAATGGTCTAACACACCTAGGAAAAAGTCAGATGGTGGAACTCTAAAGTTCCCGTGCTTAAACGCGTGTTCGTAAATGGCCACCTTCTTCTCCGATGGCTCATGGGCACGTTGGTGGGATTGGGGTGGTACCGAATTATACTGTGCTAACGGCGGATATTGCTTAATTAAAGAATCTATATGTTTCTGCTCAATAATAGATACTACACTATCTACAAACCTTTCATTAGCCTTCGTCATTTAATAAGGATGATCGGAGAGTTACTGACCTTTTATGACTGGCCGGAAATAAACTTCTTCTGATCGGAATTGATTTAAGCAGCGTTTGGAGACGATTTGGCAGTAAAAGGTAGAAATGAGGGTTTTTTGCGTGTATTTATAGTCAAACGTGGGGTGTCAAACTTAATCCGGAGCGTACGCGTGTTACACAACCGACGGTCGATAATTGTTGCATGCGCGTGGTTTTCTGTTTGTTGTACCCAATGTTGAGCGCGTGGCCCACACGCGTCTGCCAACTgtcactttatgtcttgtcagccgaatgggcttctgcgacagtgacaggcatttaatgacctCGAGACGCACTCGGAAAAtttaatgctagccgttttcttgtttttctttttcgcttaatagtttaatatcatatgtcttgcgtcatataatatcaaactggggggacataatgataccgcaacctgcATGCGCATTCTATACGTATGCGGGCGCTCGCTAGCATGCGTATGCGTGTACTTTGTATGCGGTATGTGGCATGCGGTgatgtatcgaatgcctttgttcccggtacggcggttacttggtcatcaagtcgatatcttttccataattacaaccGAGATtctggggagtttgttatggacagGATTATCACAATCttagacggttctagaattagggtttgcctatatatactaaccctaattatcattctagacACGATCATGTTACGTAACCATTGTATGCTACACATCTCACGTAACAAGCATCATCTTTCATCTTCTCAAGGTTTACAGGTTAGTTCCTTAttaactagcacctacaaccttacaTGGGGCCTTCGATCGACgaccgtcatcgaaggtggacttaatcacctagccaccccgccgacatcatcatgtcggtcagggttattcacggtagccggaccggagagctaagttctaagatccttaaacctctttTAAACGTATTGAACATGCATATTAACCTCTTGAAAAATATATGCACGATCAAATAGATAATTTGATGAGGTGATatgttaaaatataatataattgaaGTTGATTgaaaaagggggatgattctcacacacacttttttgatcctcacacactaattgagtattattagaagagtaaaatgttaaaataggtgtgtgaggatcaaaaaagtgtgtgtgagaatcatcccccattgaaaaaagatatatatatatatatatatatatatatatatatatatatatatatatatatatatatatatatatatatatatatatatatatatatatatatatatattaaaataattataaaatatgCAAACACGTCGTGTGAAGGAAGCTAGCACGCTAAAAAGGCCCATCACGTCACGTTACTGGCGGGCTCGTGACGTGTTGGGTTCAAATATAGACCGAGCACGCACGTTACAAATGGTCTGGGCTTGACTTGCAAAAACTTTAATTCTAACCAAATTTAATTGTGTTTGAGCTTGAGCTTGAATGTACTGGAGCTTGAACACGCTCACGAGTTTAAACAAATCTTTCGATTATAAATATTATGTAACCCACTCGAGAGCTCATTGGTTAGGGGCCCTAAGTTCCTTGCAAGAGGTTTCGGGTTCTAATCTCGTATAGGGCAAATATCTAATGGTGGCCAGAGATGAGCTGGAAACAGGCAGAGAGTAATTTTGTTGGGTTACGTACATCAGAGTAtgagtcggattactcgcccttttGAGAAACACTTTTTTTTTTTATCACAATAGATCAAATAATTGAGAGAACGTTCCACCTTTTTTATCTCCAATTTGATCAATTAAACGTGTTAACACGTCTAAATATTGATATATTTAGACGTGTTCCGCCCTTTTTATCATTTAGATGTGTCCGATTGTTTATTTACGCGTGTTAATTTATTAACACGCTAAAATATAAGGGTCTAAATAACGATAAATGTAGCAGTGATAAATGAACTTAAAAAtacaataaaagatacgataaataattatattaagagTAATTATGTAATTTTTCGTTTTATAAGCTAATAGCTTTTTTATAAACTAGTTCAACAAATTTATTTTTATAAGCTTATTTTTGTCATAACCTTTAGAAATTTTGTCACCAAAATTCTATATATTTTTGCCTTTCGAAAAGCTATAAAAAAACAATACGGAGTACAGAAGTTATTGCATTTCCTCTGTAACTGTTCTTGTTAGTAGAATTAAAGTGTTTTAAAGGTTTTTTACTTTCCATTAAGAGGATTCTTTTACATAAAAAGTAtgtgtttttttattttattattatagtaattcgtatgactttattattattattagtgtattatATGTAATATGGTTTTTAGTGTAATGTTTCTTTTTAGCTAAAGAAATTAAGTTAATAAAATCTTTTTAGAAAAAAACAATATAATATAGAGCAAatggtccaaaaaaaaaaaatataagttataTGACTTGCAAAGTTAATATGGGTATTGTGGACGCTCGAAAATGATTATGCGTTTCAATTTTTTTCTCGGAAAAGATTATGATATGAAAAAATATGCAATTGAGGTAATATCGTCATATTCATTAACAATCGTTAGTCAGATTTCGTTAAGTGTTTGGCACGTGAGAGACAAAATTACACGGTTGGTCCCTGaaccttataaaaaaataaaaaataatacttCCAAATTTGATATCCACTAACCCATTTAACCACTTGCCAAAGTGCATTGTTTCCGAAAGGGGAATGGTTTCGAAAGACTTCCTCGATCGATAAGGTGGATACATTCCAAGTCCCCACCAATTGAAAACTCGAACCCACACTTCCATAGCGAACTTACAAAAAAATGATAGAATGATCAATCGTTTCAAGACTATCATCGCACATAGGACATCTTACCGAGTTAAGGTCAATACCCTTTTTATCTAACTCGACCCGTGTAGGAATACTTCTTCTCAACGATCTCCACGCAAATATTTCTACTTTTTTTGGAGCTAAGCTATTACGTACTATACCATTATATTGAAAAGCACTTTGGAGGATGTTTTCATCTTGTTCAGCCGCCATAATGCTTGTCTTAAAAAACCCTTTGTCGTTCATCTTCCATGTCCACCTGTCCTTGTTGTTGATGTCAATACGAACACTTTCAAGCTCAGATTCCAGCATCAAGCATTCCGAAGCTGACCTGCCAAAGAGTGGTCTGGACCACTGCCATGAAAAGGAACCTCCTGACCTGTTGTTGCTGCTTACGATTCTGTCACAAACCCGGACTGTTTTGCACGTTTCTAACAGAAAATGTCTCGGAAATTTCTCTTTTAATCGAACATTTCCATGCCACAAGTCTTCCCAAAAAAGAGTATCAACTCCATCACCAATAGATTTCACAAATGAAGAATTAAGATTCAAATCAAGCAAAGAAATATCACTGTGTAAACGAATAATAGAGGACCACAATGACCCGCCATTTGAAACAGAGTTAATCCCCAACCCGCCCTCCCGACCATATAGACTTTTGATAATGTTGACCCAAAAAGACCCGTTTTCTACCCGAAAGCGCCACTACCATTTGCAAGTTAAAGCTAAGTTTTTAGCCTTTAAAGACCCGACATTTAATCCCCATGACTCATATGGAACAAGTATATCATCCCATTTAATCCAAGCCATTTTGGTGTATTCACCCGACCCGCCCAAAAAAACTTACGCCTCAAACTCTCGAGAAGGTTGATGACACTTGTAGGAGCACGAAAAAGTGAGAAAAAGTACAACGGTAGGCTTGAGAGGACCGACTTGATAAGAGTTAATCTACCCCTAAAGAGCACTTTACGAAATCTGACTAACACTCGTTAATGAATTTGATGATATTACCTCAATTGCACATATTTTTTTCGAATCATACTCTTTTTTGGGCAAAAGTTGAAACATATAATCTTTTTCGGGCATCAGCAAAACTCATATTAATTTTATTGACAGATcgtataacttatgttatttttttgAATCATTTGTCATATAATGTATCGTAACAATTTTGAAATAATCTAATGACAACCCTTCAAGTTTCGTTAACTTACATAAATATTGTATAGCGGTTAAAAATCTAACAATTTAATATTTAAGTTTGCAACGTTTCTATAAAACACTTATTATTTTGTTTTGAATTAGCAATTAGCAATGTCCCTCTCTACATGGACATCCTCAATAAATAGAAGTGGTCCAGATTGTTTCAAACACAAACTagttaatgtaatcaatactttatgTGATTATTCCATATCTCTTGAACTAATAAATAGAAACATGCATGTGGCTATAATTTCAGAATGATGTGTATGTGTTTAAATCCAAAAGTTGTAACTCCATTAAACATAATAACTATAAATGAGTAAAATAGTACAAGTTTAATACGGAGTAGTAGCATCTTTTTTTTTGGtgttattacatttattatttgTCAACGAGCTTACGAGCTAGAAAAAACATTTTAGTGGGAGATTCATTCGTACACTATCAAGTTTTAACCGTACATTGAAACATGATATTGTAAGTATATACATACACATAAGAACACATTGGTAGTACTCTATTAAACGTTATTGCTGAACAAATCTAACactctttttttttttaacagtatAAAGTATAATACTATTAGCCTTGGTAACTTTCTGTATATGAATATAAAGATTATTAtactattttttatttttattttttgaaaataACTTTTTATACGAATATACGCGTAGGTATTTAAAGCAACATTTGGTCAACCATTTGGGAGAAAATAGTTCCACTGTAGCAGTTAATAAACTTTTGTCATTCGAAATATTTATAGTACGTGCCATTAACACATGTATATCGATCTACTTTTTTGTTACAACTATACTGTATTTGTTTTTAATTAATAAAGTACAACTATCTTTTCAATTTTTCATGAAGTACGACGACTTAGAATCGACTGGATGGGATACATAGAGGTTAATTAAGTGTACGTACTTTTCTTAAACTATCGACGTGGCCATGCAATATGGTACGTACGACGAGGTGacggtaattaatttaatttaatgatgatgataatataaaagggggatgattctcacacacacttttttgattctcacacacctattttaatcttttactcttctaataatactcaattggtgtgtgaggataaaaaaaatttgtgtgtgagaatcatcccctaatATAAAAGTGCTGTTAACAGTTTAAAATGTTTTGAAAacattaaaaattatgatttttggGTTATGATTTTATCGACATGACCAACTTGACAATATTTTAAACAAGAAAAATTCTGAAAATGTTTAACATATCTTAACCAAGATATAGTTAAGGACCATATATGGTAGTTGGGAaaataattgaaagaaaatgacACCTCATGTGGTGTATGAACAAACATTACCTGTGTTTGATGGCAATTGAAGCTACTCAAGAATTAGAGGACCATACGAAACTGACAAATAATTATGATCAGTAGTTAAAAATATCGTGTTTGATTAATTGATTTAACATGGTTGTTGTTGATAATCGTTGTTTTTAACCTTTATAGATGTTTTATAAAGAAATTCAAATAACTACATCGCGTTCAACGAGCATGGTAGATTAAAAGCGATTAATGAAAAACAAAACGAAAGGTTCGATATCAAACATATTGTAATGCAAACTTAGAAAATTAAACGACAAACATTCCCAACTTGAATAGTGGAGAAATCAGAATTTTAGATGAATCGTACACTAAGCTGCGTAGTAGCACTGACATTCTCAATTTTTGTTATCCCGCAATATGAAGAAAACTGTAAATCTATTAAAAAAGTATTTACGCCGTGTTTATGAATTATATATTTTGAATATTGAAAGTAAAATAAAAAACTCGGATAATTTGATGAAGTTAAAGAGTAAACGGGTTAGGGCGACCTCGCTTCGCGATCGAGAACATTTGTGAAATCAATTTTTTAGAAGAAGGGGAAAATAGAAGCAAAATAAATAAATTGAAGTGGGTAAAAACTGAATGTAGAAAAAAATGATGACGTAAGCATAATGTCTGCGTGATTGCATGACGTCAGCCGACTACTATTCATATTTTTTGTTACTTAGTAAAAAGTagtaaggccactccctatcgtaactaaactattcatcctcttaacatgccacatcagcgccacatcagcacctaaATCCTATAACTAGCCCATGAAATCCTATAACTAAACACTGCCTATCGTAGCTAAAACATATTCCTCTTAACTGCCACATCACTAATTAATTtccttttatattaattttaacacaCATAAAAATAATGCTTGTATATAATATAGCTAAAAAAGGTTGCAACTTTTGCATTAAAGTTTGTACATTTTGTGAAAGGGGTGTTTTTTTACAAAAGGTTGTGAGTGGGTCCTATTTTGGCAAAGATTCATCCGTTAAATCCATAGAGATTGCTTATAACTAAAACCTATAATGAAGCCGTGCCTATGGCATTATACGGGTAATGAACGGGTGGCTACGGGTGGTGACGGGTAATGCTCCCATAGGGAGTGGtctaaggccactccctatcgtaactaaactattcatcctcttaacatgccacatcagcgccacatcagcacccaAATCCTATAACTAACCCATAAAATCCTATAACTAAACACTGCATATCATGATTAAAACATCTTCCTCTTAACTGCCACGTCAttaatttatttctttttatatttattttaaattctaaatgacataaaaatattaataaaacatgcacTTTGGAAATTGGTTCGAGTACTGTATTTGGCATATAACCATTTGGAAATTGATTCAAGCAAGAACTATCtgtaattaaaacatgcactttttcAGCAATGGGACCCACTTTTACTTTATAGCATTCTCCAAATCCATGGAGAAGACGGATAACTAAAGCGGGTAACTACTAcgtgcctatggttcattacgggtaatgacgggtaaCTAACGGGTAATTGACCATAGGGAGTGGTCTAATAGTAATATCAGTGGATGATAAAGCtagggatggcgcccgcgggtaacggagacgggttctatatacccgcgacacgaccgtcgttttttttttttttgtgcacgttgagacccgttacccgttcacgggtaaaaacttttcgcccatgcccgtgacccgcgggttagggtaataataatatacaactttttattagaaaATTCAAATAATTTTATTAAGTATAAAACGATATGTACAAGCTATATGTATAATGACAtgaaaattaagttttttacttttatataatatgatatttttaatcattattcaaatactagtaaaatagcttttaaatttaataatgataAG
Proteins encoded in this region:
- the LOC139863435 gene encoding uncharacterized protein, which translates into the protein MPEKDYMFQLLPKKEYDSKKICAIEWRFRVENGSFWVNIIKSLYGREGGLGINSVSNGGSLWSSIIRLHSDISLLDLNLNSSFVKSIGDGVDTLFWEDLWHGNVRLKEKFPRHFLLETCKTVRVCDRIVSSNNRSGGSFSWQWSRPLFGRSASECLMLESELESVRIDINNKDRWTWKMNDKGFFKTSIMAAEQDENILQSAFQYNGIVRNSLAPKKVEIFAWRSLRRSIPTRVELDKKGIDLNSVRCPMCDDSLETIDHSIIFL